The proteins below are encoded in one region of Triticum aestivum cultivar Chinese Spring chromosome 1B, IWGSC CS RefSeq v2.1, whole genome shotgun sequence:
- the LOC123131771 gene encoding uncharacterized protein: MAPTLMELPGSLLTEILLRLPDPEDLARASAACPAFRRLATDGSFLRRFRRLHAPRFLAFIDLDGFQPALPPHPSAPAARALASAADFSFSFLPSHCRWIPMDVRDGCVLLGRDHGKDARPPICRELAVCDPLHRRYVLLPPVPDALVASVERPPPVLRRPSDEPLLLPLSENDAAAEGTAFTVISMVHCETKLVPFVFCSSTGQWRAAAPMLWSAMPVSPMDPAYLRRHHAYGCFYWDSTNIKRKELLVLNIQRMEFSIAELPSSGWGTLGVAIVEAGEGRLGLFGIRDGTAGGSKHDLCYSVRQNKGKNSGQWRMVKTFSLGPEGLHYLKAATERYVLLICSEAPRFVGLSMVMPDLLEYFSVDVKKLQLERVCVKPFGKSLSRTRIYAHFPPSLSSPTI; the protein is encoded by the coding sequence ATGGCCCCGACGCTGATGGAGCTCCCGGGCAGCCTCCTCACCGAAATCCTCCTCCGGCTGCCCGACCCGGAGGACCTCGCCCGCGCCTCGGCCGCCTGCCCCGCCTTCCGCCGCCTCGCCACCGACGGCTCCTTCCTGCGCCGCTTCCGCCGCCTCCACGCCCCACGGTTTCTCGCCTTCATCGACCTCGACGGGTTCCAGCCCGCGCTCCCGCCCCACCCCTCCGCGCCCGCCGCCCGCGCGCTTGCCAGCGCCGCtgacttctccttctccttcctcccctcccACTGTCGCTGGATCCCGATGGACGTCCGCGACGGctgcgtcctcctcggccgggaccaCGGGAAGGACGCGCGGCCTCCGATCTGCAGGGAGCTCGCGGTGTGCGACCCCCTGCACCGGCGGTACGTCCTGCTCCCCCCGGTGCCCGACGCCCTCGTCGCCTCGGTGGAGCGCCCGCCCCCCGTGCTACGCAGGCCCTCGGACGAgcctctcctccttcccctcagcgAGAACGATGCGGCGGCGGAAGGGACGGCATTCACGGTGATCTCTATGGTGCATTGCGAGACTAAGCTGGTCCCCTTTGTATTCTGTTCGAGCACCGGGCAGTGGCGAGCCGCGGCACCCATGCTTTGGTCGGCCATGCCAGTGTCGCCCATGGATCCTGCTTATCTCAGGCGGCACCACGCCTATGGCTGCTTCTACTGGGACTCCACCAATATCAAGAGGAAAGAGTTGCTTGTGCTTAACATCCAGAGGATGGAGTTCTCCATCGCCGAGCTCCCATCCTCTGGTTGGGGCACTCTAGGCGTGGCCATTGTGGAGGCAGGGGAAGGCAGGCTTGGGCTGTTTGGCATCCGTGATGGAACCGCAGGTGGCAGCAAACATGACCTCTGCTACAGCGTTAGGCAGAACAAAGGCAAGAATTCCGGCCAGTGGCGGATGGTGAAGACGTTCTCACTAGGTCCTGAGGGCCTGCATTATCTCAAAGCTGCAACAGAGAGGTATGTGCTCCTGATATGTTCTGAAGCCCCACGGTTCGTTGGCTTGTCTATGGTGATGCCAGACTTGTTGGAGTATTTCTCGGTGGACGTCAAGAAGTTGCAGCTTGAGAGGGTCTGTGTGAAGCCTTTCGGGAAGTCCTTGTCCAGGACGCGCATATATGCCCACTTCCCGCCATCGCTGTCTTCGCCGACAATATGA